The DNA window CCCATTCCGGTTATGAAACGACCGCCCAAGATGGCGGAATGACCAACGGAGATGGCAGTCGCTTGGACTATGACGCCGATGATAAATACAGCTATATTTGAGCATAGAATGTCAATAACCTTTTCCAAATGATGTCTCTTCCTAGGTATCTGGAACTCTTTGCATATTTGGACTTGGAAAAAAAGAGCATACCGGTAGCAATTAAAATCCCATACTTTCTACTTGCTGCCTCCGCCATAAATCCGCTTAGAAGTGCTCCAAGCCACGCGCCCAGTTCCAATATACTAGTAAGCCACCCTTTTCTGCTTTGATCTGCTGGATCTGTGCTATCATAATTTCCCATGTGAGACATGAATGAGTTCATAGTGAGCACACCAGAAAATACGCCCTGATTATAACCCTGTGTTTCGCACAATGAATTAATTTCGTAATCAAATTTTCTCTCGTGAAGACGTATATGGAGtcacatacatataataaTCCTCCAATGCAAGCGAACAAGGCAATACTGAAGACTCGAAAGTTTTTAACTAAAGCCGCTGGGCCACTGGCCCCCATAAGCTTTTGTCGACGTTCCAGAGCCGCATCGTGAATGCCATGAGCGGGAGCTCCGACTGCCATAGTAAATAATGTCTTATTGTATGAGCTTTCACAATAGCAAATTTTAGGGGCGAGAAATCAGGAATATAGCAAGATGATGACCGGAAATTGtctatctttatatttccaTACTGGCTCTAATTACATATCCTGGAGCTCTGAACTCCTATGCAGTACGTATCATGAAACTGCAGAGGGAGCTCTGGATAAACTCATGGCTAAATGCGGAACATCCATGGAAGTGGCATATCATGGGTTCATGTAACAGTGATAGGTTTTTAACAACGAAGGAATCTTGTCATTATGCGAGCTATTGAACGTTGTGGGGTGAAGGATCATCGTCCTTCCCCGCACTCGGAAAGATTGTGGAGATGTCAAATAGGCTGATTGAAATACCGTTGCGGGGTTGACCAATAAATCGAGATAATAAGTTTGATGAACAGCGAATAGTGGGTGGAATACAGATTTACGTGATTGTTATGTTAGCCTTTCGACGCAATACCGAAGTTGATATTGCATTTGTGGAACATCGACGAGGCGTTACCTGGGTGCAGGCTCATGCAGCAAGAGTGCCAGGTTCACGGCTCACATATTATCCACTCGAGAACTTCAGTACAAGGGGGACGAATTTGCATTCTTTGAACCTTTTCCTCTCACGATTATGGAAGTATATAGTCCATCTTACCACATCAATATTCGAAATGATCTCCGTGTAATGAATACGAAGGACAATAGCAGAAAAATAGATTTGTATGTAACGATCTCCAATTTGATGTTTCTCCTTTTTGGATTTAGCTCTTTCGTGTCCAAAAATCCCCAAAAATATTAAGAGTCATTAATGAGTTGATTTATCTTgtgttgaagttgaaaaaTTGGACCCAGTCTGCACATCACAATTACTGTCCAAAATTTATCAAAGCAATATAGTGTGCGATTAGAGCTTTCTCAAAGCAAGACCTTCCACTTGTCTAAAAATTTTAtagctttatatttttgtggACGCTGCTGGTGATGCCGGATTTACTTTTGGAACAGTGAAATTGCCAACTACCACGCAGCAGCACAAGACCAAGCTTTTGGTATAAGACCAATAGAACAATGACTTTGTTCGTAAAACTGGGGACTTTTGCCATAACGGACACTGAGTATCGTCAAGGTCCCATTGTTGAACTGCATGGAGAAACTTTGTTTATAACACCAAAATTATCTTTTAGATATCGGTGGCAtgtgaagagaaagattgaaggaCGTATGAAACATTGAAGCCAGTAGTATATTGAACAACAGACTGCTTTGGGTATGTAGAGACAATAGAAGGCGCCAGATTTGCATATGAATCAAGGGTGTAGATACCTATGCTCATACAAGTTCGTTGAAGTTGCCACTTTACTCGTAAGTATTCAGCAGATATCAGAGAAAGCACTAGCATTTCATCCAACGTTTGTGTAGACATTTTGTCAAACACACCCCAACTCCGTACAATCAAACGATCAATCGATCAACGCTCACAATATCATTGTTCAATAATTGGAGCAGGTGGATGCTGGTACTGGTGCTGATGCAGGGCAGGGAAACATGCACGGACTGTGATAATGCGTAGAATCTGTACTTCTGAGAATCTGCAGATTACTAAGCACCATGCATCGGAGTATCCTGATACTTTTTTCCGATGCTAAACTCAAAATGGGATTTGATCCTTGATGTCAGCTAAACCTAATCGGAAGGGGCAACCACATCGCGACTACCATACTGCAGATGTTGGCTACATCAAACATAGTTTAGATCATGATAACCTCCATCTCTTAACCATTATTTTCGTGTAATTCACTCTTACAGCATCACTCAATTCATCCGCGCAGAGAAAGACGCGCATAATTGTGTCTTTATTGCTTCGAATTCCATATGCGCCTCGCCCCTCACGGAACCTGACACTAGGTATTCACCATCAGCTCTAACTGCCGCACTAGTGGCACAAACTCACCTTTGTCCACATTTCTACATTCTTTTCGCATAAGTACGTCGGAGTGAATTAAATATCAACATGGCACCGACGCCAATACCTGGAACCCCCAGAAGAGCTGCAAGTGGCTCAGGTACAAGATCTACACGTCCGAAATCCGCGTCAGCCTCAAATCGTCGACTTGAAAACCCAATTATCAAAAACCCAACATCCGAGCCTCCCAAAAAAGGTCGATACGTACCAGGCGGTCCCGGTGGAGGAGGCAGATACGTGGACGAGAACGGCCAAGATCTACTTTTAGTTGGCGGTACTGGTCCAGGGggttataattatattggaCCTCGCGGTCGTATAGGACGCGAAAACGCTGCGAACGGAGTCCAGCCTGTAGTTTACCCTCGCAGAGATAACCGAACAACGAGAACAAGGACTGTGCTTCCTCGCGCACAGCAACCTCCCATGGCTACCCCAGGTAGATTCGGATCGTCGTCGCAGGCTGCAGCAGCTGTTGCGCAAAATGATGGATACAAGCCTCGAGAGGAACGAAGTTGGGAAGAATTTCATCCCGATTTAGACATAAATCAAGAAATGATGTGCTTCAGTCAAGAAGCGGTGGAGGGAACATCAAGCTCGAGACCTGTAACACCCGCCGGCGCATCACAACTAGTGGAAGGGTCCGCGAATGGTAAACTTGGACAGGCGACGGATAATGATGAAAATGGCACAAGCACAACTCCAAATCCTGCAATACCTGCTCCTAGTACAAATGGAGTTCCAGTGTCATATACCATTCCGGGTACACCAGGAGGAGGTAGGAGAAGACCTGGCCGTCCTCCCAAGAACCCTGAGGCATTCTACGCCGCCAGGGCTGCTGCGAGCCTTGGAATATCTGTCGGCCTTAGTTCCCCGAAGACGCCAAAGACACCAAAGGGTATAAATGTCATGAATACAACCGCGAAGGAAAAGCTAACCCTGCCGCAACCCTCGTTCCGATTAACGCATACCCTTAAAAAGTTTGATACGCCAGAATTCGATCAATATGTTGATAAATCTATGGCAAATGTAGGATATCAGGAAAGTGAAGAATTTATTCGGCCTGAGCAAGAATTCATTAAAGCTTCTGATATTAACTTCAACGAGGATCTGGATGGAATTGGAAGCACTCTTGGTCGTGTTGAGTATGATATGGACGAGGCAGATGATAAATGGCTACAACAATATAATGAGAGGCGGAAGGCAGAAGGCGTTGATGAGGTTCCCCGACACATTTTCGAAGTCACTCTAACTAAGATAGAAAAAGATTGGCATAATCTAGAACGAACTATACCAAAGCCAAATCCAAAGCCGCCTCAAACCCATCGGCCAAGGTCCAGCTCCGCTGCTGCCGTTAACGGCGAAGCTCAGGttggagaagaacaagatAGTAAATGTGCTATCTGTGATGACGGAGATTGTGAAAACACCAACGCCATTGTGTTCTGCGATGGCTGCGACTTGGCTGTGCATCAAGAATGCTATGGAGTTCCTTTTATTCCCGAAGGTCAATGGATGTGCAGAAAGTGTCAGTTGATTGGACGCTCTACTCCTGTAAGTCATACTCGAGACCTACATCTTCAGTCTTAATACTAATTCATCTTTAGACTTGTATTTTCTGTCCCAACACCGATGGAGCTTTCAAGCAAACCAATGCTTCAAAATGGTCGCATTTACTCTGCGCCATGTGGATTCCTGAAGTTTCTCTTGGTAACACTACATTTATGGAACCAGTTATGGAAGTTGAGAAGGTGCCGAAAAGCAGGTGGAAATTAAACTGCTACATCTGTAGTCAAAGTATGGGAGCATGTGTGCAATGTGGCAATAAAGCCTGCTTCACAGCTTTCCATGTCACTTGTGCTCGCAGAGCTCGTCtgtttttgaagatgaagaacaaCCATGGGACCTTGGCTGTCCTAGATGGACATGCTGTTCTAAAGGCCTTTTGTGATAAACACTCGCCTCAAGATCATGCTCGGGAGAACGACACTGTCGCCGCTACTGCTGAAGCTCGCAGATTCTACAAGAAGACTATGCGTGGCCGTGTGTGGGCTGATTCCAATGAGGCTGCTGGTATGTTAGCTATGGCTCATCGTAAAGCAGGAAGACATCCAGAAGCCACTGACTTGAATGATGTCCGGGGATCATTTCTGCAATACAATCAAGATATTCAGTCTGAAGAGCCAATCAAAGGTATTTGGAAACTTCCCTCGGGAGCTCCGATCATTCCAAAAGTTATCTTCAACTCTGTTGAAATGTCATTGCAACGTTACAATCTTCGCAGACGTAGGGAGTGGACTGCAGATTGTTGTAAGTACTGGACTCTCAAGAGAGAGGCCCGAAGAGGCGCAGCTCTTTTGAAGCGACTGCAACTCCAAATGGAAAGTTTTTCTTCCATGGAAATCACCCGGCGCAACTTCTCCGGTATGGGTCACGTAGGGAGGGAAAGGCTTGCACGCCGTATCGATTTTGCTCAACTTCTACTCAAAGATATGGGAAAACTTCGTGATCTTGCTGGAGAAATTAAAGAACGCGAATTAAAGAAGTTAGAAGCTGCAAGGGTCGAAAAGGATGCTGTCGATACAATATACTTCCCTGTGGCTCATTTACTGCCTCCGGTTATTGGAAGGGCTTTACAGTAAGGTTTCGCCCAATTATGGGGGCGACAAAAGCTAATAAACTAAATCGTAGAATCGATAGCAAAAAAGTATTTACCGGTGGTCTCAGTCGACTCGGCGATAAACTCAGTCAACGCTTTTACACTACTACGGGGGCGTTTGCGAAAGACTTTAGTTCCATCATCACTGCTGCTATCATGGAAAATACCTCGCAAGCTGAGCAGAAAGAAAACACGGCTAGGGATATCGCAAAGACATCTTCCAAAACGGTCAATTTAAACGTGCAAAACCGTCGCAAAATCGGAAGACGTATTATCAAGGCTGTTCAGCCTATGTTAGAGGGTGCAATTCGAGCCGAGTGTGATGTGGTTAAGACTAGGCCTGAGGATCAGCTAAAAGTGTTGAATGTCTTACTCGAAAACTGTCTACTTCCTGCTGAAGGTTCGAACAGCTCATCTGATGCCTTTGCGGACGTTGAAGCGCCGGAGCCATTGCAGGATGAAGACATGCTTGACGTTGCACAATCACAAGAGATTGCTTCTGAGACTCTAAATCCCGGAGTGGTGGACCGCGGGCAAACTCCCGTTGCAAACGCTGAAGTCATAGATACAAACATGCCAGATGCcgatgctgatgctgatgctgatgcgGAGCATGATGTCGAGGATGTCATTCATGTTGCGCCTGCTACTATTTCTGACACAGACCACTTGATTGATCCACAACTTCTTAACAATGGTATTGGAACGCTCACAACAAATGGTGATGGCATTACGCCGCCTGATACCAATGGCTATTCTTCTACTCCAGAAGGCAATCAGCCTACcccaccaacaccaccagTTTCAAATGGCGAAAATAACACAGATGGTGCAGATGTCCTTAATAACGGGGGCATTCCTTGGTATGTCAAGGATTTTCAGCCTGAAGGAACTAGTGTCTTGCAAGAAGTTCCAGTCGAAAATACGAATGGCTCTCACACAAGCGATGATCTCAGCGaaatggatgatgaggatgtcAAAGCTTTAGCTGGTGTTCAGGACGGCCCaagtggaatgaatggaacCACTCCAGCTGCAAAAGGTAGAAAGGGGAAGGCAAGGAGAAAATTTCGTGGATTCAAGTGATTTGAGGTTTGTTTGATGGATCATGATTTTTTAAGATTACGAGATTTGTATGATATGGGCTTTAATTCATCGAAGGTGTGTTATTAGTGTGGGAGTTCTCTGGTTCCAGGCTCAACAAGTTTCAAGGGAAACTTTGGAGTTATGGGTGAGTTTATTAGGGAAAAGCATTGATGCATCATGCTTTGACAAGGAAATTATATGGCGTAGGGTGGTTATAATGCTTGAATGGAATCGAAGATTTTGGGGTTTTTGCGTTCTGGTGGTTACAAGGAGGGACTTTGCAATTGGTATGCACAACGCTAGGTGGCTACACACTTTCAAATGACTGGAGGAAGTCGTCTGATTGCTTAggcttttttcttctaatAAATTTTGTAAGAGTATAGTAGACAGATAGAACAAATGGAATCCCGGGCTATGCTTCAGCATCCTTTTATTTGCTTGGAAAAATCTCATAACCTTTGGGCATGTTCAGTTTTGATACAAGATTTGCATCGTCAATTGCGTGTCTTGAACGGAACTATTGGTCAATCAGAGTATATGGGTTCTTAAGAAACGATTCACAAGATCAGGAATTATTGGCTTTCAAAGTTCATATGTCGTAGACCCTTGAAATTCATCTTTACCCCTTTCCCTCATGCATTCTCGAAAACAGTGTCCTTTTGatacaatcatcaatatgTAGTTGCTGATATCGTCTATCTTCATCGATCCTTCTCTATCACTTTTCATTCACTCGAACGAGACTATTTAATATTCCACCGGGAGATGTAGATAAAAtgactctctctctctctctctctcacccTTTGTAAATATGGTACCTCAATGTTTACACACCTTGGTTGACGATTGAATGCTCGTTTTCGGAGTCTGggttatatataaaagaaaatgtgTAAGTTGAGACATTGTTCGCTTCACAGCCCTTTGTTTTGCGAAATGGATCTGCAGGTTCAGGGGTAGCGAAAATGAAGCGTTTAGTATTAGTTTTCCTATAACTAGATAAATCATCACCTCCTGCTCAGAAAGTAGGATTCCGTATTCTGTATTGATGAGATGTTATTAGGTGAGTTGATTGCACGAGATCTAGATATTACCGACAGATGAATTAGCATCTGCCGTCAGTGTGCGTTATGTACCACTGGTATTACTATGTGCCATGATGAAATTTCCGCAAGCTTCGCATTGTAAGTGGTGGAAAAATAAGCAGCCGCATTGAGATCCACGTATCAAACGAGACTTCCCCGGCGACGGATAAAATGCACATCCCACGACAACGACCCCGGAAAAAAATCTCAACGCCCGCAATCTATTTGATGAGATAAACCCGCGATATAAACCCCGCTGGGATGGTGGGGTGAGTGGCCCTTAAATGCGGGTTGTATGTCTTCCATATGCCCCCCCATGAACGACCCCATGGATGGGGGGAAATGGAGATGCCCTTGGCGAGTGTATAGagaagtatttattattcagAGATTCCTTTCtgtttttcctctttcttttccccttcttctGTTTCCTCATACCACTCTTCATATCGTCCTTCTCGGTCTTTTAACACGCTTCTCCATTTGAACCCCTCCCCCAAATATATACCCCGCCAAAACTCATCTCCACGCATTATACGAAAATGGGATACCCAGAAACTTTCACCGGATTCCAAATTGAAGATCCGGCGAAATGGACCGAGTTTCACAAGAATGAATACACACCTAAGCCATTCGGCGACTTCGATgtcgatatcaaaattctGGCGTGTGGTGTTTGCGCCAGTGATTTGCATACTGTTAGTGGAGGGTGGGGTGAACAAAAGTTTCCGCTTTGTGTGGGGCACGGTATGGTTTCCCACTCTTCTACTTATCGTTTTACGTTTCCAATGTTGGGCCTGAGAGTAAAGCAGATGAGCCAGAGCTCAATTGAATAGTTGTGCAAGAATGAGAATGTGCTAATATTTCCAATCTGTCCTCAGAAATCGTAGGTGAAGCCCTCCGTGTTGGCCCAAAAGTAACCCTCATCAAACCTGGCCAACGTGTCGGTGTCGGCGCCCAATCATACTCTTGTCTCCAATGTCGTCAATGCAAGAATGACAACGAAACATACTGTCGCCATCAGCTCGATACTTATGGAGCCGTCTGGCCAGAAACTGGAATCGTTTCCCAAGGTGGTTATGCTAGTCACGTTAGAACTCATGAGCATTGGGTCTTCCCCATCCCAGATGGATTAAAGAGTGAAGAGGCAGCTCCTATGTTGTGTGCTGGCTTGACAGCGTATAGTCCTTTGGTCAGAAATGGCTGTGGGCCAGGGAAGAAAGTGGGTATTGTGGGGTTGGGTGGAATTGGACATTTTGGAGTTATGTTTGCTAAAGCTTTGGGAGCCGAGACCTGGGCTATTTCGAGGTATGTGGATATCGCCCACCTGGTTTCCCATGAACTTCCTAAGATGAGAAAGATACTAATCCAAACTTACAAACAGAACCCATGCTAAAGAAGCCGATGCCAAGAAACTCGGCGCCGACGGCTTCCTCGCCACTGCCGACAAGGATTGGAACAAAGAGCACATCATGACCTTTGATTTGATCGTCAACACtgcctcctcatcttctggCTTCAATTTCTCCGAATACCTCGAGCTTCTCGACGTTCACGGACACTGGGTATCGGTCGGATTACCCGAAGGCGAGGGCCAAACCATCGATAACTTTGAGCTCTTGAAGAACGGTGTACTCATCGGAGGAAGTCATTTGGGTAGCAGGAAAGAAGTTCTCGCCATGTTGGATTTGGCAGTTGAGAAGGGAATCAAGAGTTGGGTGGAGACGATTGAGATTAATGAGGAGGGATTGAAGACAGCGTTGACGAGGTTGCATAACAATGATGTTAGGTATAGGTTTACAATGGTCGGGTATGAGAAGTGCTTTGGTGCTTAGAGTGAATTGGTGGGGTTTATGTAGGCGAAATATTAAGCTTTGCATTTGTGCCAATTGAATGAGCTCTGCATGGTGTTATTGAAGTGACATTACCTTGGGATTGTCGAGAGTGATGGGTTGAAAGTTCAACTAGAGGTGAGGGTGCGAGGTTGgtctaatattgaaatttactTGTCACACAATACAGTTCTCAATCGACAAAGATTGGGAAGGGAAACTCAGGATATTGGTATGTTTCTGATCTTGGAAATGGCGGTTCCAGAAATACATTTCAATAACATAAAATCTGGTCTCTGGCTAACAGACCTTGACGAGGAGGGCCAGCGCTCTCATGTTACTGCCTCTGCCGAGTGGTGTTTAGACCTAATTACGTGTGTGCATTGTATCCAGATCGATATCAACGTTCCATGATCCAATCATTAACATTTGTATTAGAATTTCCATGCTCTCCAGATTTCAACTCAGCTACTGATCTCATGTTCCCGCTGTTCACCATCACACCTATATTATCCATGGCCATGCGCCTCCCTCCACTTAATCTCAACCCCCACACTTCACTTCAAATTCCAGacattctcatctcacaCTTTCGACAACCAAGATCAATGGCCTAACCAACCGAATTAACCTCACTATCCCGACCTAAACCATACGCCTGCcgctctctcctctcctcgcCTCTCCTTCTGCCCTCTCATAGTCATATCCCACTGATCCCTCAACGCCCAGGATCCAATACATGCAGAAACAACAGCAGCGACACAATAATGCGTATCAAAGATGCATCCTGCAAAAGTAGCTATACATACGACCCTCGAAAACCACTCAAAACGCGGACTGGCTGGCACACCCAGGCCTCGAGATCGAAAATCCCGTGGTCATATTGACGAGTCTCTCCGACAGATGCCGTGGATGCGGCGAAGCCAAATAGAACACATATCCCGGAGACAACGAAGAACGTTGGCgttgaaagagagagagagagagagagctcCTATGAGATCTATGGGGGAGACAGGGTAAGTCTAGAAGCAATGTTAATAAAGCAAATCTCAATTGCCAGTTCAAGCAGTTGTCGTTTTCGCTCGAAACACAATCCAAAGAATACCTACGCGCTTCTCGTCGGGCCAGAATAGAACAGAAGATATAACGCAAACAAGCGAAACTATTGTTGAGATAATACTAGACGCAAGTGCCAAATTGGCAGGTGCAACATTGAGATTTTGCGGTAGGGCATCAATAGATTGATATTGCTGATTACTGAAGTTGATTGCTGAAGTTGGAGTTCTTACTTGGATCAGCAATAAAAGCTAGAGTAGATGCATAGCATCTGGCagtgaagatggagaaaataagaagaaaagtaCTAGACTATGAAGAGAGGACGAGACGATGTGCGAGAGAATGCCATCATTCAGCGTCAggttattcttcaatcttttatcAAGAAAAATTGCTCATCTCACATTATGAAAGCACCAGGGCACACGAGCAGAGTAAAAATTGGGTATAACATAGTCTATGATTCTCTTCATCGCATCTCATGTTCACTTCATATCAACTCCACTCATCGATCTCATATCAATCGATTAACACCATaaacccccctccccaagACCAAAATGACCGAACATACAAAaacatttttgattataCACAGGAGGTTCATCTCTATttccttcctcatcttcacccTTATGATGTTCCCCCTCCTCTCAGTTTGTAACACGTAAACTGCCACTCCAACTACCAACCCAGCGAGACCccataaaaagaaatcgCATTGCATACAAAAGTAGCCCTGGCCTACGCGCTCCATCTACCTCATGGCAGAGAGCACGATAGTCCATCAGCCAGTGACAAGACAAGGCAAGGCAAAATACACAAGATGTCCACTCTGCCATTGCCTGCCCACTCTACCCATTCCCGGAAATTTCTGTTCCTTCCTTTGTAGACACCCCATTTTTCCCAATTATCCGAACAGCCCACAAAAAGTGTTGAGGGCTTTGAGAGCTTCATAAAGAAATCCATCATGATCATCAAAATAATCCCAAGCAGCTGCAACCAACACGACAGGCCGTAGCGCCTATAGAAAAGCCGtatcaaataaaaactaAAAGGAAATAGAGGTAAAAATATGAAAGCTTTGGAGAGCCAATGAAAACGTGTAGCACACGGCAGGACTCGCAAAGCTATGCAacgaaaacaaaatagaGAAAAAGACTACTAAAAAGATCATATACAAAGAGGGGAAGTAGAAGGTGTCATAGTCGACTTAGTGGTGATCAAAAATGATGCTGAGAAACCTGCATTATTCAAACGACGGGGAGTTCGGCGCGAACTCTATATCGGTTGCTGCATGAGTTGATGTGTATTGATGAGCTGACTGGGGGCAGCCATACCAGGATTCATCATTCCCATTGACATAGGCATGCCATTGAAATTCGACGTCATGCTTTGTGGGAGATAACCATTTTCGGAATTGGGAGAAGCGTCTTCGAGAGGTCCAAGGTGATCTTCACCCTCGaagtcttcttcttcaccgCTGTAGTTGCCATAGGCACCTTCAGATCCATCACCACGATCGTGTGTACGACGATGTCTATTGGATACTTGTTAGCTCATGTTCGGAATATCAACAACTGGATTCAGGCGAGGACGGCTAtgctgtgtgtgtgtgtgggtgGGTGTGGTGGGGTGGTTGggattgaaattcaaataatgtGTAACATACTGTGCTAGGTTGTCTGAGCGGGAGAATGCTTTGCTGCAGTGTGGGCAGATGTAGGGTCTTTCTTGTGTATGGGTTCTCACATGTCTGGAGGGGGGTTAAGTCAGCGGCTTGATCTACAGCCGgacaaaagaaatgaagaaaaagaaaacatgaaACATACCGTTTAAGATGCTCTAAACGCTTGAACAGACGACCGCAAGTGGGGATTGGGCATGAGTGTGACTTTTGGGGATAGGGACCAAGTTCCATCATCGTGGCGCTTCGTGCTCTTCGCACTACTCCACCTGGTCCTTGCATGTGTCTTCGTTGAGGAGAATGATCAAGTGGACTATCGCCTGCAAGATCGTCATTGTTTAACTGGAAGTCCGATTGTTGCAAGGACATTGGATTCATGTGTGGAGAATCCTCGACAGTGGAAAGGGGAGTTCCGTGTCTGGAGAAATCAACTATTTCTTTGTGGTGCGCCATCTGATGGGGGATTTGGTTACTGTACGTAAGTCCAGGCGGAGAATTCTCGCCCGACTCGTCACCTTCAGCTACTGGTCCAACAGAGTGCGAGACTGATCTTCGTAGATCTGATGGCCTGTGTGCTTGGTGGGAATGTTGGCCAGCTGCGGCGGCAGCAGCAACGATTGATGCAACTCCTGGAGGAATTGACGAGCGGCGTCTTCTTTGCTTGTACGTTGGCGAACCCTCAATCACTGAGTAAACATTGTTTGCTCCGTAACCTCTGGTTGCATGTGAAAATTGTGGACCAGACAAGTTTGATGGGGGTAGCTGCATCATAGAATGCAGGCCATTGACACCACCCATATGATCCGGAATTGCTGTGTAGAGACCAGTTTCCTCGTTTGCAATATAAGCCGGTTCAGCTCCCATTCCAAGGGCCTGTTGAGGTGGGGTAATTGGTTCAAATGAAATACCACGAGCGCTGTAATCTTCATAATGTGATGAAACGAATGAGGGCGCGGGGGAGTACTCTAATCCGTATGCAGGCATAGAGGCATGTCGCTGATGTGTTTGCCCGATTGGGACACCGTTTTGGTTGTATTGAACGCGGTTGAAATCAGGCTCTCTCTTGACTTGGTgcatttgttgttgatggtgatgttgCTGTGGTTGCATTGGTGGTTGTTGCATTGTCATTTGTTGGTAAGCTGCCATTTGGTTCATCTCTTCTGGCATGGCCATAGCTTGAGGAATCATCTGTGGAGGAGGCATCGAATCCATCGCTCGCATCACTGGAGATgttgattgtgattgattgtatgAAGGTTGTTGGGCAGAGAATGATGAAGAGTTGGCTTGTTGAGCCTTTGTGAGCTGCTCAAACAAGGATTGCGATGAGTCGAATTCGAAAGACAAAGCTGGCTCGTTGACTGCTACGGTTGTAGCCTCTTGtcccatcttctctctcttcaaatcTCGCTCCAGAGCATCCAAAAACAATCTGTCGTGTGGCACACTATACCAATAGAAAaccttttgcttcttttgtGTTCTAATGCAATTATTTTTGTAAAGGAAGTCAAGGAAACCGCTCTTTGGCTCTTCAAGGGAGGCATCGGTTCCAGACTTCAAGTTTCGCAGATCAGAGAAGATACCCTCTTcgaatttctttgaattcttgacTGGTCGGCCGAAAGCTTGGAATCGAAAAGACAGGCATCGCACGATGTCGGTGCCGGAAATATGAAAGAGGTTGTTCCTATGATATCATCAGTTCCAATAAATTCCTAATAAAGAAACAGCTTCACTATACCACAACACGCAGGAAACGTATTCACCAGTTGGGAGGAGGAATCGTCTGATGTATTGATCCGCCGACCAATCAACAGGAGCAGATATTAAGAAGTATTTTACTGGAATCAGGTTAGCAAAATTCATCTGCACAGCAATGCTTGCTACTTACAGTTATCGACTT is part of the Botrytis cinerea B05.10 chromosome 10, complete sequence genome and encodes:
- the Bcste12 gene encoding Bcste12 is translated as MAHMMYSQHHATMAPPQKPETFMLSSEAQQSLPQDAQVALQQVDNLKYFLISAPVDWSADQYIRRFLLPTGEYVSCVLWNNLFHISGTDIVRCLSFRFQAFGRPVKNSKKFEEGIFSDLRNLKSGTDASLEEPKSGFLDFLYKNNCIRTQKKQKVFYWYSVPHDRLFLDALERDLKREKMGQEATTVAVNEPALSFEFDSSQSLFEQLTKAQQANSSSFSAQQPSYNQSQSTSPVMRAMDSMPPPQMIPQAMAMPEEMNQMAAYQQMTMQQPPMQPQQHHHQQQMHQVKREPDFNRVQYNQNGVPIGQTHQRHASMPAYGLEYSPAPSFVSSHYEDYSARGISFEPITPPQQALGMGAEPAYIANEETGLYTAIPDHMGGVNGLHSMMQLPPSNLSGPQFSHATRGYGANNVYSVIEGSPTYKQRRRRSSIPPGVASIVAAAAAAGQHSHQAHRPSDLRRSVSHSVGPVAEGDESGENSPPGLTYSNQIPHQMAHHKEIVDFSRHGTPLSTVEDSPHMNPMSLQQSDFQLNNDDLAGDSPLDHSPQRRHMQGPGGVVRRARSATMMELGPYPQKSHSCPIPTCGRLFKRLEHLKRHRRTHDRGDGSEGAYGNYSGEEEDFEGEDHLGPLEDASPNSENGYLPQSMTSNFNGMPMSMGMMNPEFAPNSPSFE
- the Bcste12 gene encoding Bcste12 yields the protein MAHMMYSQHHATMAPPQKPETFMLSSEAQQSLPQDAQVALQQVDNLKYFLISAPVDWSADQYIRRFLLPTGEYVSCVLWNNLFHISGTDIVRCLSFRFQAFGRPVKNSKKFEEGIFSDLRNLKSGTDASLEEPKSGFLDFLYKNNCIRTQKKQKVFYWYSVPHDRLFLDALERDLKREKMGQEATTVAVNEPALSFEFDSSQSLFEQLTKAQQANSSSFSAQQPSYNQSQSTSPVMRAMDSMPPPQMIPQAMAMPEEMNQMAAYQQMTMQQPPMQPQQHHHQQQMHQVKREPDFNRVQYNQNGVPIGQTHQRHASMPAYGLEYSPAPSFVSSHYEDYSARGISFEPITPPQQALGMGAEPAYIANEETGLYTAIPDHMGGVNGLHSMMQLPPSNLSGPQFSHATRGYGANNVYSVIEGSPTYKQRRRRSSIPPGVASIVAAAAAAGQHSHQAHRPSDLRRSVSHSVGPVAEGDESGENSPPGLTYSNQIPHQMAHHKEIVDFSRHGTPLSTVEDSPHMNPMSLQQSDFQLNNDDLAGDSPLDHSPQRRHMQGPGGVVRRARSATMMELGPYPQKSHSCPIPTCGRLFKRLEHLKRHVRTHTQERPYICPHCSKAFSRSDNLAQHRRTHDRGDGSEGAYGNYSGEEEDFEGEDHLGPLEDASPNSENGYLPQSMTSNFNGMPMSMGMMNPGMAAPSQLINTHQLMQQPI